From Spirosoma aerolatum, one genomic window encodes:
- a CDS encoding phage protein Gp36 family protein translates to MFLQKADLMTQVMPEIVDMITRYDDTIILTHLVTAESEIESHLVGRYDIRPELEKTGANRNALLLQIAKTIAICYLYQPLETIPDKITKSCERAAKLLEMLADGRIKLPGVAAPIPDDTATTGSEIGWGSTPRRPTLV, encoded by the coding sequence ATGTTTTTACAAAAAGCCGACCTGATGACCCAGGTCATGCCGGAGATCGTGGACATGATTACCCGCTACGATGATACGATCATCCTGACCCACCTGGTCACGGCGGAATCCGAAATTGAAAGCCATTTGGTAGGCCGCTATGACATCCGGCCTGAACTGGAGAAGACGGGCGCAAACCGAAATGCGCTTTTACTTCAGATCGCTAAAACGATTGCTATCTGCTACCTCTACCAGCCCCTTGAAACGATTCCCGACAAGATTACCAAATCATGTGAGCGGGCCGCAAAGCTACTGGAAATGCTGGCCGATGGACGAATTAAATTACCCGGTGTAGCCGCTCCAATTCCTGACGACACAGCCACAACAGGCAGTGAAATCGGATGGGGTAGCACCCCCCGACGACCAACACTGGTTTGA